Proteins from a genomic interval of Cervus elaphus chromosome 13, mCerEla1.1, whole genome shotgun sequence:
- the LOC122706760 gene encoding mast cell protease 3-like, which produces MVLFLLLAALLFPTGEAGKIIEGQEAKPHSRPYMAYLQFKTSGGPHICGGFLVREDFVLTAAHCLGRLIKVKLGAHDIKKKERTQQVIWVRRAIPHPGYNSETDVNDLMLLQLERKAKVTTSVSTIRLPSGSDTVKPGMLCSVAGWGLLSVNGPTANKLQEVELEVQRDEECKAHYKHYNTDTQICVGNPRMRKNAMEGDSGGPLVCNGVAQGIVSYGADTPPDIYTRISRFQQWIKETMKMYKLQGPD; this is translated from the exons ATGGTCCTGTTCCTGCTCCTGGCGGCCCTTCTGTTCCCCACTGGGGAGGCAG GGAAAATCATTGAGGGCCAAGAGGCCAAGCCTCACTCCCGTCCCTACATGGCGTATCTTCAGTTCAAGACTTCAGGGGGACCTCACATATGTGGGGGTTTCCTCGTGCGTGAGGACTTCGTGCTGACAGCAGCTCACTGCCTGGGAAG ATTAATTAAGGTCAAACTGGGGGCCCACGACATCAAGAAGAAGGAGAGGACCCAGCAGGTCATCTGGGTGAGAAGAGCCATCCCCCACCCAGGCTATAATAGTGAGACAGATGTCAACGACCTCATGTTACTGCAG CTAGAGAGAAAGGCCAAAGTGACCACCAGTGTGAGCACCATCCGTCTGCCCAGCGGCTCAGACACGGTGAAACCAGggatgctgtgcagtgtggccggCTGGGGACTCCTCTCTGTGAATGGCCCCACTGCAAACAAACTGCAGGAGGTAGAGCTTGAAGTCCAAAGGGATGAGGAATGCAAAGCTCACTATAAACATTATAACACCGACACCCAGATATGTGTGGGGAACCCAAGGATGAGGAAGAATGCTATGGAA GGTGACTCCGGGGGCCCGCTTGTGTGTAACGGTGTGGCCCAGGGCATTGTGTCCTATGGAGCAGATACACCTCCAGATATCTACACCAGAATCTCAAGGTTTCAACAATGGatcaaagaaacaatgaaaatgtacAAACTTCAGGGACCAGACTGA